One window from the genome of Gammaproteobacteria bacterium encodes:
- the rpsJ gene encoding 30S ribosomal protein S10 gives MEQQKMRIRLRAFDYRLLDKSTREIVETARRTGAQVRGPIPLPTRKERYTVLISPHVNKDARDQYEIRTYKRLLDIVNPTEKTVDALTNLELVAGVEVQIKVEG, from the coding sequence ATGGAACAGCAAAAAATGCGCATCCGCCTGAGGGCATTCGATTACCGTCTGCTCGATAAATCTACGCGCGAGATCGTGGAGACGGCGCGGCGCACGGGCGCCCAGGTCAGGGGGCCGATTCCGTTGCCTACCCGGAAGGAGCGCTACACGGTGCTGATTTCCCCCCACGTGAACAAGGATGCCCGGGACCAGTACGAGATCAGAACTTACAAGCGTCTCCTCGACATCGTGAATCCCACGGAAAAGACCGTGGATGCGCTGACCAACCTGGAACTCGTGGCGGGCGTCGAAGTGCAGATCAAAGTGGAAGGCTGA
- the rpsS gene encoding 30S ribosomal protein S19: MPRSVRKGPFVDHHLLKKLEEVRRSGDKRPIKTWSRRSMITPEMIGLTISVHNGRQHMPLYITENMVGRKLGEFAPTRVFHGHAADRKSK, translated from the coding sequence ATGCCGCGTTCGGTGAGAAAAGGCCCTTTTGTGGATCACCACCTGCTGAAGAAGCTGGAGGAGGTGCGTCGCAGCGGCGACAAGCGCCCGATCAAAACCTGGTCGCGGCGCTCCATGATCACCCCGGAGATGATCGGGCTTACCATCTCCGTGCATAACGGCAGGCAGCATATGCCTCTGTACATTACCGAAAACATGGTCGGCAGAAAGCTGGGAGAGTTCGCGCCTACGCGCGTCTTTCATGGCCATGCGGCCGACCGGAAGAGCAAGTAG
- the rplV gene encoding 50S ribosomal protein L22, translating into MATRAVLRYVRISPYKVRLVAAGLRGMPIEHALQQLSFRRQKAAGILKKVIESAVANAEHNDSADVDLLRIQEIRVDQGSVLKRIRPRARGRAYRILKKTSHVMVTVAEAG; encoded by the coding sequence ATGGCGACGCGGGCGGTACTCAGGTATGTGCGGATCTCTCCCTACAAGGTGCGGCTGGTGGCCGCGGGATTGCGGGGCATGCCGATCGAGCACGCCCTGCAACAGTTGAGTTTCCGCCGCCAGAAGGCGGCAGGGATTTTGAAGAAGGTGATCGAGTCTGCCGTGGCGAACGCGGAACATAACGATTCCGCCGACGTCGATCTGCTTCGCATCCAGGAGATTCGGGTTGACCAGGGCTCTGTCCTGAAAAGGATACGGCCCCGCGCCCGGGGGCGGGCCTACCGCATCCTGAAGAAAACGAGCCACGTCATGGTTACCGTCGCGGAGGCGGGCTGA
- the rplW gene encoding 50S ribosomal protein L23 — MNRGELLDLLRAPVVTEKTEALRAGGQYVFRVARAADKRGIKQAVEMAFSVKVRSVRVCNTKAKTRRFGARRGVRPGWKKAYVRLQPGSSIEWTERH, encoded by the coding sequence ATGAATCGGGGGGAGTTGCTGGATTTGTTGCGGGCGCCCGTGGTGACGGAGAAGACAGAGGCGTTGCGGGCGGGAGGGCAATACGTGTTCCGCGTCGCCCGGGCGGCGGACAAGCGCGGCATCAAGCAGGCCGTGGAAATGGCCTTCTCGGTCAAGGTGCGGTCTGTACGGGTGTGCAATACGAAGGCGAAGACGCGCCGTTTCGGCGCCCGCCGGGGGGTGCGGCCCGGCTGGAAAAAGGCTTATGTGCGGTTGCAGCCGGGCTCTTCCATCGAGTGGACGGAGCGGCACTGA
- the rpsC gene encoding 30S ribosomal protein S3, with the protein MGQKVHPIGMRLGIGRDWRSMWYATSSKYREYLGTDMKVREFLRRKLANASVSRIDIERPTNNARIVIHTARPGIVIGKKGEDIEKTRARVSKMMGAPVTINVEEVRKPELDAYLVAEGVAQQLERRIMFRRAMRRAVMNTMRLGAEGIKICVSGRLNGAEIARSEWYREGRISLHTLDAGIDYGFAEARTTYGVIGVKVWILKGKAAQVREDESAQQQQQQG; encoded by the coding sequence ATGGGACAAAAAGTGCACCCGATCGGTATGCGGCTGGGGATCGGCAGGGACTGGCGCTCCATGTGGTATGCTACCTCCAGCAAGTATCGCGAGTACCTGGGCACGGACATGAAGGTGCGCGAGTTCCTGCGCAGGAAGCTTGCTAACGCCTCAGTCAGCCGCATAGATATCGAGCGGCCCACCAACAACGCCCGGATCGTCATCCACACGGCCCGCCCCGGCATTGTAATCGGCAAGAAGGGCGAGGACATCGAGAAAACCCGCGCCCGCGTATCCAAAATGATGGGCGCGCCGGTCACGATTAACGTGGAGGAGGTCAGGAAGCCGGAGTTGGACGCCTACCTGGTGGCGGAGGGCGTGGCCCAGCAGCTTGAGCGGCGGATCATGTTTCGCCGGGCCATGCGGCGGGCGGTGATGAACACCATGCGCCTTGGGGCGGAGGGCATCAAGATCTGCGTCAGCGGGCGCCTGAACGGCGCCGAGATCGCGCGCTCCGAATGGTATCGGGAAGGGCGCATCTCGCTGCATACGCTGGATGCGGGGATTGATTACGGATTTGCCGAGGCCCGTACCACTTACGGGGTGATCGGGGTAAAGGTATGGATACTGAAGGGCAAGGCGGCCCAGGTGCGGGAGGATGAAAGTGCCCAGCAGCAACAGCAACAGGGATAG
- the rplD gene encoding 50S ribosomal protein L4 — protein sequence MELPLRALGAPGEARRVNVSERVFAADFREPLVAQVLTAYLAGRRRGTQRNKSRADARGGGAKPWRQKGLGRARAGSSRSPIWRGGGVTFAARPRDYSQKINRKMYRGALRSIFSELVRQDRLIVVDAFVVHGPKTKLAVEQLERLELAGNSVLIVTGTASPELLLASRNLPRVTVCGVHGVNPHSLIAADKVVVTEDVLAGLEAWLG from the coding sequence ATGGAACTTCCCTTGCGCGCGCTGGGTGCACCGGGCGAGGCCCGCCGGGTGAACGTGTCGGAGCGAGTGTTCGCCGCGGATTTCCGGGAACCGCTGGTGGCGCAGGTGCTGACCGCCTACCTGGCCGGCCGGCGGCGGGGCACGCAGCGCAACAAATCCCGTGCCGATGCCCGCGGCGGCGGCGCCAAACCGTGGCGGCAGAAGGGCCTGGGACGCGCCCGGGCCGGCAGCAGTCGCAGCCCGATCTGGCGCGGCGGCGGAGTTACTTTCGCCGCCCGTCCCAGGGACTACTCGCAGAAGATCAACCGCAAGATGTACCGCGGCGCGTTGCGCTCGATCTTCTCCGAGTTGGTTCGTCAGGACCGCCTGATTGTGGTGGACGCTTTCGTGGTGCATGGGCCGAAAACCAAGTTGGCTGTGGAGCAGTTGGAACGGCTGGAATTGGCGGGGAACAGCGTGTTGATCGTCACGGGGACCGCGTCCCCGGAATTGCTGCTGGCGTCGCGAAATCTGCCGCGCGTAACCGTTTGCGGCGTCCATGGGGTTAATCCCCATTCCCTGATCGCCGCCGACAAGGTGGTGGTTACGGAAGACGTGCTGGCCGGGTTGGAGGCGTGGCTGGGATGA
- the rplC gene encoding 50S ribosomal protein L3, which produces MALGIVGYKRGMSRIFSEDGTSVPVTVIEAAPNRIACLRTPERNGYRAIQVTWGKRRPGWREKHKRAAGEHAKAGEPGLGLMEFRLDDGEARDGLQPGAEVKVGIFRERQQVDVTGTTIGKGFAGAIKRHGFRRGGASHGNSLAHRSAGSIGQCQTPGRVFKGKKMAGHMGNVRRTLQRLEIVRVDEERNLLFVKGSVPGARGGRVVIRPTVKPAGRSQLSAAPAEE; this is translated from the coding sequence ATGGCGCTGGGGATCGTAGGTTACAAGCGGGGCATGAGCCGGATTTTTTCCGAGGACGGCACGTCCGTGCCGGTTACGGTGATCGAGGCCGCGCCCAACCGCATCGCGTGCCTGCGGACACCGGAGCGGAACGGGTACCGCGCCATCCAGGTGACTTGGGGCAAGAGGCGTCCGGGCTGGCGGGAAAAGCACAAGCGGGCCGCGGGCGAGCATGCCAAGGCAGGAGAGCCCGGCTTGGGGCTGATGGAGTTCCGTCTGGACGACGGCGAGGCACGGGACGGGTTGCAGCCGGGCGCCGAGGTCAAGGTGGGAATCTTCCGCGAGCGCCAGCAAGTGGATGTCACGGGCACTACGATTGGCAAGGGTTTCGCCGGCGCCATCAAGCGGCACGGCTTCAGACGGGGCGGCGCCAGCCACGGCAACTCTCTTGCGCACCGCTCGGCGGGTTCGATCGGCCAGTGCCAGACGCCGGGGCGGGTGTTCAAGGGCAAGAAGATGGCCGGGCACATGGGCAATGTGCGCCGCACTCTGCAACGGCTTGAGATCGTTCGGGTGGACGAGGAGCGTAACCTGCTGTTCGTCAAGGGTTCGGTGCCCGGCGCGCGGGGCGGCAGGGTGGTGATCCGGCCCACCGTCAAGCCCGCCGGTCGGTCGCAGCTTTCGGCGGCGCCGGCAGAGGAGTGA
- the rplP gene encoding 50S ribosomal protein L16, with protein sequence MLQPKKTKFRKKSKGRNRGLASRGSSVSFGEYGMRAVGRARITAREIEAARRAVTRYVKRGGKIWIRVFPDHPVSRKALGVRMGGGKGSVEYWTALIRPGRILYEIGGVAEDVAREAFRRGGAKLSVKTAFASRDLMG encoded by the coding sequence GTGTTACAGCCTAAAAAGACGAAATTTCGCAAGAAAAGCAAGGGCCGCAACCGCGGCTTGGCTTCCCGGGGTTCGTCCGTCAGTTTCGGGGAATACGGTATGCGCGCGGTGGGCAGGGCCCGCATTACCGCGCGCGAGATCGAGGCGGCTCGGCGGGCGGTTACCCGGTACGTCAAGCGGGGCGGGAAGATTTGGATCCGGGTGTTCCCGGATCATCCGGTTAGCCGCAAGGCCCTGGGAGTGCGGATGGGCGGCGGCAAGGGCAGCGTCGAGTATTGGACGGCTTTGATCCGGCCCGGCCGCATTCTCTACGAGATCGGCGGCGTCGCCGAGGATGTGGCGCGCGAGGCGTTTCGTCGGGGCGGCGCCAAACTCTCCGTCAAGACCGCTTTCGCCAGCAGAGACCTGATGGGATGA
- the rplB gene encoding 50S ribosomal protein L2 has protein sequence MATIKPRPTSPSLRAVVRVRTPGLHKGKPYAPLLEKKKRCSGRNNKGRITVRHRGGGAKRRYRVIDFKRAKDGIPSRVERLEYDPNRSAHIALLLYRDGERRYIVCPEGVQPGAELVSGAAAPIRPGNCLPLGNIPMGSVVHCVELKPGKGAQLARSAGTSVQVLSREGSTVTLRLRSGEVRKVPEGCRATIGTVSNGEHSLRSLGKAGANRWRGIRPTVRGVAMNPVDHPHGGGEGRTSGGRHPVTPWGKPTKGYKTRKNRRTDSMIIRRRKS, from the coding sequence GTGGCTACGATCAAGCCCAGGCCGACTTCCCCCAGCCTCCGCGCGGTCGTGCGGGTACGCACGCCGGGGCTGCATAAGGGCAAGCCCTACGCCCCCCTGTTGGAGAAGAAGAAACGGTGTTCGGGGCGCAACAACAAGGGGCGGATCACGGTTCGGCACCGGGGCGGCGGAGCGAAGAGGCGCTACCGGGTGATTGACTTCAAGCGCGCGAAGGACGGCATCCCGTCCCGCGTCGAGCGCCTGGAGTACGATCCGAACCGCTCCGCGCATATCGCTTTGCTGCTTTACCGCGACGGCGAGCGGCGCTATATCGTCTGCCCTGAAGGGGTGCAGCCCGGCGCGGAGCTGGTTTCGGGGGCGGCGGCGCCCATTCGTCCGGGCAACTGCCTTCCCCTGGGCAATATTCCCATGGGTTCGGTGGTCCATTGCGTCGAATTGAAGCCGGGCAAGGGAGCGCAGCTGGCCCGTAGCGCCGGGACCAGCGTGCAGGTTCTCTCCCGGGAGGGTTCCACCGTTACTTTGCGGCTGCGCTCGGGAGAGGTGCGCAAGGTGCCGGAAGGGTGCCGGGCCACCATTGGCACGGTCTCGAACGGCGAGCATTCCCTGCGCTCCCTGGGCAAGGCGGGGGCGAATCGTTGGCGCGGCATCCGGCCCACCGTCCGTGGGGTCGCTATGAACCCGGTCGATCATCCGCACGGCGGCGGCGAGGGCCGTACCTCCGGCGGCCGCCATCCGGTTACCCCCTGGGGCAAGCCTACCAAGGGGTACAAAACGCGCAAGAACCGGCGCACCGATTCCATGATCATTCGCCGCCGCAAGTCGTAG